In Corynebacterium guangdongense, one DNA window encodes the following:
- the fbaA gene encoding class II fructose-bisphosphate aldolase, producing MPIATPEVYNEMLDRAKEGGYAYPAINCTSSETINAALKGFAEAESDGIIQFSTGGAEFGSGLGVKNMVAGATALAAFAHEAAKNYGINVALHTDHCQKEKLDTYVRPLIAISQERVDRGELPLFQSHMWDGSAIELDENLQIGQELLASAKAANIILEVEIGVVGGEEDGVTGETGDKMYTSPADFEKTVDALGLGENGRYLLAATFGNVHGVYKPGNVKLRPEILRAGQDVAVRKAGLEAGAKPFDLVFHGGSGSSVEEIEEALSYGVIKMNVDTDTQYAFTRPIVSHMFQNYDGVLKIDGEVGNKKFYDPRSYMKKAEQSMSERVIESCQDLHSVGKSVSK from the coding sequence ATGCCCATCGCAACTCCTGAGGTCTACAACGAGATGCTCGATCGCGCCAAGGAAGGCGGCTACGCTTACCCGGCGATCAACTGCACCTCGTCTGAAACCATCAACGCTGCCCTGAAGGGTTTCGCTGAGGCCGAGTCCGACGGCATCATCCAGTTCTCCACCGGTGGTGCAGAGTTCGGCTCCGGTCTGGGCGTCAAGAACATGGTCGCCGGCGCCACCGCCCTGGCCGCCTTCGCACACGAGGCCGCGAAGAACTACGGCATCAACGTCGCGCTGCACACCGACCACTGCCAGAAGGAGAAGCTGGACACCTACGTCCGTCCGCTGATCGCCATCTCGCAGGAGCGCGTCGACCGCGGTGAGCTGCCGCTGTTCCAGTCCCACATGTGGGACGGCTCCGCCATCGAGCTGGACGAGAATCTCCAGATCGGCCAGGAACTGCTGGCGTCGGCCAAGGCCGCCAACATCATCCTCGAGGTGGAGATCGGTGTCGTCGGCGGTGAGGAGGACGGCGTCACGGGTGAGACCGGCGACAAGATGTACACCTCCCCGGCGGACTTCGAGAAGACCGTCGACGCGCTCGGTCTGGGTGAGAACGGCCGCTACCTGCTGGCCGCCACCTTCGGCAACGTCCACGGCGTCTACAAGCCGGGCAACGTCAAGCTGCGCCCGGAGATCCTCCGCGCCGGTCAGGACGTCGCCGTCAGGAAGGCTGGCCTCGAGGCCGGTGCGAAGCCCTTCGACCTGGTGTTCCACGGTGGTTCCGGCTCCTCCGTCGAGGAGATCGAGGAGGCGCTGTCCTACGGCGTCATCAAGATGAACGTCGACACCGACACCCAGTACGCCTTCACCCGCCCGATCGTCTCGCACATGTTCCAGAACTACGACGGTGTGCTGAAGATCGACGGCGAGGTCGGCAACAAGAAGTTCTACGACCCGCGCTCCTACATGAAGAAGGCCGAGCAGTCGATGTCCGAGCGCGTCATCGAGTCCTGCCAGGACCTGCACTCCGTGGGTAAGTCCGTCTCGAAGTAG
- a CDS encoding glycoside hydrolase family 76 protein yields MHEKWSHRADLAESAINDRHASRLWGLPRTNLAVVSWPPVMKEKLFAHWHYWWQAHYLDCLVDAATRHPTKARRRRVVNTMRGMIVRNGGQLVNNRYYDDKAWLALAMARANGLEKVTAPRRQLESLEINIIGGIDSLTGVLPWRADANFYNVPSNGPAAIMMARTGRLDQAIEIVDWILDNLIDDDGLVMDGIRMQMHGPEVVSAIHPYNQGTVLGACLEIALELRQRAGLGPGEAIEGVLDAERADDAMRFITRIRSLVQAIATHLATPQGVIDWDTGDGDGGLFKGILARYLADVAVRLPGDSPANRATKKIAARLVTASATSVWNHRLEVDGLPIFATDWTDDARLPHNYGLGPSTLGEAVSVVRIAERDLSVQLSGWMLLEAAVTVIPKDAA; encoded by the coding sequence GTGCACGAAAAGTGGTCCCACCGCGCTGACCTTGCTGAAAGCGCCATCAACGACCGGCATGCCTCCCGCCTGTGGGGCCTGCCGCGGACCAACCTTGCCGTGGTCAGCTGGCCACCGGTGATGAAGGAAAAGCTTTTCGCGCACTGGCATTACTGGTGGCAGGCCCACTACCTCGACTGTCTGGTCGACGCCGCCACCCGGCACCCGACCAAGGCACGTCGCCGCCGGGTCGTCAACACCATGCGCGGCATGATCGTGCGCAACGGCGGTCAACTCGTCAACAACCGCTACTACGACGACAAGGCGTGGCTGGCGTTGGCGATGGCCCGGGCCAACGGCCTGGAGAAGGTCACCGCCCCCCGGAGGCAGCTCGAGTCCCTGGAGATCAACATCATCGGCGGCATCGACTCGCTAACCGGGGTGCTCCCGTGGCGGGCCGACGCGAATTTCTACAACGTCCCCTCGAACGGGCCGGCGGCAATCATGATGGCGCGCACCGGGCGGCTGGATCAGGCGATCGAGATCGTCGACTGGATCCTCGACAACCTCATCGACGACGACGGGCTGGTCATGGACGGCATCCGCATGCAGATGCACGGCCCTGAGGTGGTCTCCGCCATCCACCCCTACAACCAGGGCACCGTGCTCGGCGCGTGTCTGGAAATCGCCCTGGAACTGCGCCAGCGCGCCGGGTTGGGGCCGGGGGAGGCGATCGAGGGTGTCCTGGACGCCGAGCGCGCCGACGACGCGATGCGCTTCATCACCCGAATCCGCTCCCTGGTGCAGGCGATCGCGACGCACCTGGCGACTCCGCAGGGCGTCATCGACTGGGACACCGGTGACGGCGACGGTGGCCTGTTCAAGGGCATCCTCGCCCGTTATCTGGCCGACGTCGCCGTGCGGCTGCCGGGCGATTCCCCGGCGAACCGGGCGACGAAGAAGATCGCGGCCCGCCTGGTCACCGCCTCGGCCACGTCGGTATGGAACCACCGCCTCGAGGTCGACGGGCTCCCGATCTTCGCTACCGACTGGACCGACGACGCCCGCCTGCCCCACAACTACGGGCTGGGCCCGAGCACGCTCGGCGAAGCCGTCAGCGTCGTCCGCATCGCGGAGCGTGACCTCTCGGTCCAATTGTCCGGGTGGATGCTGCTGGAGGCGGCGGTCACGGTCATTCCGAAGGACGCCGCGTAG
- a CDS encoding TrmH family RNA methyltransferase, with protein MDSLKGPTEWHEGRHGVGPWQGPTPDDPRYDPELLAEGDRRNVVDAYRYWRREAIIADIDARRHPLHIAIENFENDANIGTVVRTANAFAVDTVHIVGRRRWNRRGAMVTDRYQHLMHHPDVHSLLVWAIRNDLTVVAIDNTPGSVPLETAELPRECLLLFGQEGPGVSEEAQEGALMTCSIAQFGSTRSINAGVAAGIAMHAWIRQHADLGASW; from the coding sequence TTGGACTCGCTTAAGGGTCCGACGGAGTGGCACGAGGGCCGGCACGGCGTCGGCCCGTGGCAGGGGCCGACGCCCGACGATCCCCGCTACGATCCCGAGCTGCTCGCAGAGGGCGACCGCCGCAACGTCGTCGACGCCTACCGCTACTGGCGTCGGGAAGCGATCATCGCCGATATTGACGCCCGCCGGCACCCGCTGCACATCGCCATCGAGAACTTCGAGAACGACGCGAACATCGGCACCGTGGTCCGTACCGCCAACGCCTTCGCCGTGGACACGGTCCATATCGTCGGGCGTCGCCGGTGGAACCGCCGCGGGGCCATGGTCACCGACCGCTACCAGCACCTGATGCACCACCCCGACGTGCATTCGCTGCTGGTGTGGGCCATCCGCAACGACCTGACCGTCGTCGCCATCGACAACACCCCCGGATCGGTTCCGCTGGAAACGGCGGAGCTGCCCCGCGAGTGCCTGCTCCTCTTCGGGCAGGAGGGGCCGGGGGTCAGCGAGGAGGCGCAGGAGGGTGCGCTGATGACATGCTCGATCGCGCAGTTCGGTTCGACGCGCTCCATCAACGCCGGCGTCGCCGCCGGCATCGCCATGCACGCCTGGATCCGGCAGCATGCGGACCTGGGCGCCTCCTGGTGA
- the pyrE gene encoding orotate phosphoribosyltransferase, with amino-acid sequence MSAPTVDQARLAELAELVKELAVVHGKVTLSSGKEADYYVDLRRATLHARASRLIGQLLRELTADWDYVAVGGLTLGADPVATSVMHSEGREIHAFVVRKEAKKHGMQRRVEGPDVVGKRVLVVEDTTTTGNSPLTAVAALREAGAEVVGVATVVDRATGAGDVIAAEGLEYRYLLGLSDLGLA; translated from the coding sequence ATGAGCGCACCGACCGTCGACCAGGCCAGGCTGGCCGAGCTGGCTGAGCTGGTCAAGGAACTGGCCGTCGTCCACGGCAAGGTCACCCTCTCGTCCGGCAAGGAGGCCGACTACTACGTCGACCTTCGTCGCGCGACCCTGCACGCCCGTGCGTCGCGGCTCATCGGCCAGCTCCTGCGCGAGCTGACCGCGGACTGGGACTACGTCGCCGTCGGCGGACTGACCCTGGGCGCGGATCCCGTCGCCACCTCCGTGATGCACTCCGAAGGCCGCGAGATCCACGCCTTCGTCGTGCGCAAGGAGGCCAAGAAGCACGGCATGCAGCGCCGGGTGGAGGGGCCGGACGTCGTCGGTAAGCGGGTGCTCGTCGTCGAGGACACCACCACGACCGGCAACTCCCCACTCACCGCCGTCGCCGCCTTGCGCGAGGCGGGCGCGGAGGTCGTCGGTGTGGCCACCGTCGTCGACCGCGCCACCGGCGCCGGCGACGTCATCGCCGCTGAGGGACTCGAGTACCGCTACCTGCTGGGGCTGTCCGACCTTGGACTCGCTTAA
- a CDS encoding ABC transporter ATP-binding protein, with protein MSDARSPAILASNLTKTFGSTRALDNFSLTVPAGQVTGFLGPNGSGKSTAIRVLLGLLRADSGTARVLGLDPWRDAVAVHRRIAYVPGDTSLWPNLTGGEAIDVLTRHHSGSAHERRKAELLERFNLDPTKKTRSYSKGNRQKVSLVAALSTEAELFLLDEPTAGLDPLMEAVFTEEVRALRDRGATVLLSSHILSEVEKLCDSVTIIRAGHDVESGTLTELRHLTRSTVSATTRTDASHLARFEGVHDFSVDRGRVTFDVDGPRIAALLPELAALGVDNLTITPPSLEDLFIRHYGDASRQEARR; from the coding sequence ATGAGCGACGCCCGCAGCCCCGCCATTCTCGCCTCGAACCTGACGAAGACGTTCGGCAGCACCCGGGCGCTCGACAATTTCTCCCTCACGGTGCCCGCCGGGCAGGTGACCGGCTTCCTCGGCCCCAACGGTTCCGGCAAGTCCACCGCCATTCGGGTGCTGCTCGGTCTGCTCCGGGCGGACTCGGGCACCGCCCGGGTGCTGGGCCTGGACCCCTGGCGGGACGCCGTCGCCGTCCACCGGCGCATCGCCTACGTTCCCGGGGACACCTCCCTGTGGCCGAACCTCACCGGCGGCGAGGCGATCGACGTGCTCACCCGGCATCACTCGGGGAGCGCCCACGAGCGTCGTAAAGCGGAGCTGCTGGAGCGCTTCAACCTGGACCCCACCAAGAAGACCCGTTCCTACTCCAAGGGCAACCGCCAGAAGGTCTCGCTGGTCGCGGCGCTGTCGACCGAGGCGGAACTCTTCCTCCTCGACGAACCGACCGCCGGCCTCGACCCGCTGATGGAGGCGGTGTTCACCGAGGAGGTCCGCGCGCTGCGCGACCGGGGGGCGACGGTGCTGCTGTCCAGCCACATCCTCTCCGAGGTCGAGAAACTCTGCGACAGCGTCACCATCATCCGCGCCGGCCACGACGTCGAGTCCGGAACCCTCACCGAGCTGCGGCACCTCACCCGCTCCACGGTCTCAGCGACCACGCGCACCGACGCGTCCCACCTCGCCCGCTTCGAGGGCGTCCACGACTTCAGCGTCGACCGCGGCCGCGTCACCTTCGACGTCGACGGCCCGCGCATCGCCGCTCTGCTGCCGGAGCTGGCCGCCCTGGGCGTCGACAACCTGACGATCACTCCCCCGTCACTGGAGGACCTCTTCATTCGCCACTACGGGGACGCCTCCCGGCAGGAGGCCCGGCGATGA
- a CDS encoding ABC transporter permease has translation MTGDLFAGTGWLLRLNLRLDRIQIPAWTLGFLVLVWASVIAMQDAYPDNASLQARALLLSNPAAIMMTGPLFDAENYTLGAAIANELMLYVMVPAAVMSVLIMTRHTRADEQAGRTEMLRALPVGRFAPPTAAMITVTIANLLAGAAVAAGLAIPGGAVADSVAAGVGTAMAGMVFAAFTAVAAQVSDNAATVRGMGLGAIAAAYMVRGFGDVINHSGSWLSWFSPFAWAQQMRAYVDLRWWPMLLAVAATLVLTALSAALAHRRDLGAGLRATRPGPAAAPRRLLSPAGLAWHRTSGMFLGWGVGLGAMAVGMGSLANSLQDMIDQNPAFQDWVEFDMSAITQSFGALILSFLALGPAALIVAGILRLREEETSTRTEITLVSGSSRAGYLLGWSAVVTLLSLVLLVIFGATTGLGMTLATGEAEWIGELTLASLAYVPAVLVFGGLALALYGLAPRRAPLAWAVVVWASIVSMLGELFKLPDWARGLSPLWHTPLMPGPEPEPWTLALLTALAVALAVLGVLGFRRRDAGQA, from the coding sequence ATGACCGGAGATCTTTTTGCAGGCACCGGCTGGCTACTGCGCCTCAATCTCCGCCTCGACCGCATCCAGATCCCCGCCTGGACGCTCGGCTTCCTCGTCCTGGTCTGGGCATCGGTGATCGCGATGCAGGACGCCTACCCCGACAACGCCAGCCTGCAGGCCCGCGCCCTGCTGCTGAGCAATCCGGCGGCGATCATGATGACCGGCCCATTGTTCGACGCCGAAAACTACACGCTCGGGGCCGCCATCGCCAATGAGCTGATGCTCTACGTCATGGTCCCGGCCGCCGTCATGAGCGTGCTGATCATGACCCGGCACACTCGCGCAGATGAGCAGGCCGGGCGCACGGAAATGCTGCGCGCCCTGCCCGTCGGCCGCTTCGCACCACCGACCGCGGCGATGATCACCGTGACCATCGCCAACCTCCTGGCCGGGGCCGCCGTGGCGGCGGGCCTGGCCATCCCCGGCGGGGCTGTGGCGGATTCCGTCGCCGCCGGCGTGGGCACCGCGATGGCGGGCATGGTGTTCGCCGCCTTCACCGCGGTCGCCGCCCAGGTCTCCGACAACGCCGCCACCGTCCGCGGCATGGGACTCGGCGCCATCGCCGCGGCCTACATGGTCCGCGGGTTCGGCGACGTCATCAACCACTCCGGCTCCTGGCTGTCCTGGTTCTCCCCCTTCGCCTGGGCACAGCAGATGCGCGCCTACGTCGACCTGCGCTGGTGGCCGATGCTCCTGGCGGTGGCCGCCACGCTGGTGCTAACCGCGCTGTCCGCCGCCCTCGCCCATCGACGCGATCTCGGCGCCGGGCTGCGGGCCACCCGACCCGGCCCGGCCGCCGCACCCCGACGGCTGCTCTCACCGGCCGGCCTGGCCTGGCACCGGACCTCCGGGATGTTTCTGGGCTGGGGCGTCGGGCTGGGCGCGATGGCCGTCGGGATGGGCTCCCTGGCGAACTCGCTGCAGGACATGATCGACCAGAATCCGGCGTTTCAGGACTGGGTCGAGTTTGACATGTCGGCCATCACGCAGTCCTTCGGGGCGCTGATTCTGTCCTTCCTCGCGCTCGGCCCGGCGGCACTCATCGTGGCCGGGATTCTGCGCCTGCGGGAGGAGGAGACCTCCACCCGCACCGAAATCACCCTGGTCTCCGGCAGCTCCCGGGCCGGTTACCTGCTGGGCTGGTCCGCGGTGGTGACGCTGCTGTCGCTGGTGCTCCTGGTGATTTTCGGCGCCACCACCGGCCTGGGCATGACCCTGGCGACGGGGGAGGCGGAATGGATCGGAGAGCTGACGCTCGCCTCCCTCGCCTATGTCCCGGCCGTCCTGGTCTTCGGCGGACTCGCGCTGGCCCTTTACGGCCTCGCGCCGCGCCGGGCCCCCCTGGCGTGGGCCGTGGTGGTGTGGGCCTCGATCGTCTCGATGCTCGGCGAACTCTTCAAACTTCCCGACTGGGCCCGGGGCCTCTCGCCGCTCTGGCACACCCCACTGATGCCGGGGCCAGAGCCGGAGCCGTGGACGCTGGCGCTGCTGACGGCGCTCGCCGTGGCGCTGGCCGTCCTCGGTGTGCTCGGCTTCCGCCGCCGCGACGCCGGACAGGCCTAA
- a CDS encoding sulfurtransferase: MSITVSPAELYEMIYQGLGSVVLFSHWEKDEGGGLRHYHSEHIPTAHFCDPARSLAGLPGSTAGRNPLPELSYVQASFDGWGLRSDRPVIVYDGGRGLWASRAWWTLRWAGVEDVRILDGGQKAWEEAGHKIVGGPGNITATDSDMTARLGCMPTATIDDVRAHNGILLDVRDSRRFAGEREILDLKAGHIPGAVNLPVTELLNEDFTFRTPEEIRARLAEVGVTDGADVIVYSGSGNHSSQALAAMEIAGVHGVRHYIGGWSQWAADPKNPVER; encoded by the coding sequence ATGTCGATTACCGTGTCGCCCGCTGAACTGTACGAGATGATCTACCAGGGCCTGGGTTCCGTCGTGCTGTTCTCCCACTGGGAGAAGGACGAGGGGGGCGGGCTGCGCCACTACCATTCCGAGCACATTCCGACCGCGCACTTCTGCGATCCCGCCCGATCCCTGGCGGGGCTGCCCGGCTCCACCGCGGGCCGGAACCCCCTGCCGGAGCTGTCCTACGTGCAGGCCTCTTTCGACGGCTGGGGTCTGCGCAGTGATCGCCCGGTCATCGTCTACGACGGCGGCCGCGGCCTCTGGGCTTCCCGGGCCTGGTGGACCCTGCGCTGGGCGGGCGTCGAGGACGTCCGCATCCTCGACGGCGGCCAGAAGGCCTGGGAGGAGGCCGGTCACAAGATCGTCGGCGGTCCCGGCAACATCACGGCCACGGACTCGGACATGACCGCCCGGCTCGGGTGCATGCCGACGGCGACCATCGACGACGTCCGCGCGCACAACGGCATCCTGCTCGACGTCCGCGACAGCCGCCGCTTCGCCGGTGAGCGCGAGATCCTCGACCTCAAGGCGGGGCACATTCCGGGCGCGGTCAATCTGCCGGTCACCGAGCTGCTGAACGAGGACTTCACCTTCCGGACCCCGGAGGAGATCCGCGCCCGGCTGGCCGAGGTCGGCGTCACCGACGGCGCCGACGTCATCGTCTACTCCGGCTCCGGCAACCACTCCTCCCAGGCGTTGGCCGCGATGGAGATCGCCGGCGTCCACGGCGTCCGCCACTACATAGGCGGCTGGTCCCAGTGGGCGGCTGACCCGAAGAACCCGGTCGAGCGTTAG
- a CDS encoding DUF4265 domain-containing protein — MTRIITRVDRAGVDTEELRARPVGEGRFIVSSIPFTDIDLALGDIVDCVRVDGEWHVDSVVVRGGNSTLRILPSGPVNLVGPLLDAGCRVEQGPAGLLAVSVGPDGPYHGITAWLEGLVESGLIDLSPGYTAGGALD; from the coding sequence ATGACCCGTATCATCACCCGCGTCGACCGCGCCGGCGTCGACACTGAGGAATTGAGGGCGCGCCCGGTGGGGGAGGGGCGTTTCATCGTTTCCTCCATCCCCTTCACGGACATTGACCTGGCGCTCGGCGACATCGTGGACTGTGTGCGGGTCGACGGCGAATGGCACGTGGATTCCGTCGTCGTGCGCGGCGGCAACTCCACCCTGCGAATCCTGCCGAGCGGGCCCGTCAACCTCGTCGGCCCCCTCCTGGACGCGGGATGTCGGGTGGAGCAGGGCCCCGCCGGCTTACTGGCGGTGAGCGTCGGCCCCGACGGGCCGTACCACGGCATCACCGCCTGGCTCGAGGGGCTCGTCGAGTCCGGTCTGATCGACCTCTCGCCCGGCTATACCGCAGGAGGGGCACTAGACTGA
- a CDS encoding DUF302 domain-containing protein, with protein MALTTSVTLTTDFADAVERTRAALADQGMGVVSEIDMTATLKKKLDVDIEDYLILGACMPGFAHQAITQEPSIGSLLPCNVVVRTNPDNADEVIVEAIDPRTLLSLVGTGELASTADSVQEALVGALNSLSG; from the coding sequence ATGGCACTGACCACATCCGTTACCTTGACCACCGACTTCGCCGACGCCGTCGAGCGCACCCGCGCCGCCCTCGCCGACCAGGGCATGGGCGTCGTCTCCGAGATCGACATGACCGCGACCCTCAAGAAGAAGCTCGACGTCGACATCGAGGACTACCTCATCCTGGGTGCATGCATGCCAGGGTTCGCGCACCAGGCCATCACGCAGGAGCCGAGCATCGGCTCGCTACTGCCATGCAACGTCGTGGTGCGCACGAATCCGGACAATGCGGACGAGGTCATCGTGGAGGCGATCGACCCCCGCACCCTCCTCAGCCTGGTCGGTACCGGGGAGCTGGCCTCCACCGCCGACTCCGTCCAGGAGGCGCTGGTCGGCGCGTTGAACTCGCTGTCCGGATAA
- a CDS encoding M20 family metallopeptidase produces MTELLSATIELTSRLVAIPSVTGDHHGQAAVQDTCLNYLSRHDLEVTTSREGRPWSLVRTPKEPALLFVCHTDTVPVGEVNDWTRNPHSGVADGDVIHGRGSVDMKGGLAAAVTTLADAAARDLGVALLMTADEEIGGVGAAEVASSLSLGFTPQLVVVPEATDNVYSRGHRGAAWFDVTAHGRSAHGSTPAAGINAITLLSEKVISRLGTAPLSEDEYLGSDTINLGMISGGQAPNIVPDHAELTLDCRTVNGGGALRAWLDALGPEFSVRQRFDLPALNTETVPGVMEQFPASGPATYFTDAAVIQELVGGAPTIIWGPGHPDQMHTVDEVMHVDSLAQALRNFRTVAQALG; encoded by the coding sequence ATGACCGAGCTGCTCTCCGCCACCATTGAACTGACCTCCCGTCTCGTCGCCATCCCGAGCGTGACCGGCGACCACCACGGCCAGGCCGCGGTCCAGGACACCTGCCTCAACTACCTCAGTCGCCACGACCTCGAGGTGACCACGTCCCGCGAGGGCCGCCCGTGGTCGCTCGTTCGCACGCCGAAGGAGCCGGCACTCCTCTTCGTCTGCCACACCGACACCGTGCCGGTCGGCGAGGTCAACGACTGGACGCGGAACCCGCACAGCGGAGTGGCCGACGGGGACGTCATCCACGGGCGTGGCAGCGTCGACATGAAGGGCGGGCTCGCCGCCGCCGTCACCACGCTCGCCGACGCCGCCGCCCGGGATCTCGGGGTGGCGCTGCTGATGACCGCCGACGAGGAGATCGGCGGGGTCGGCGCCGCCGAGGTGGCCAGCAGTCTCTCCCTCGGATTCACCCCGCAGCTGGTCGTCGTTCCCGAGGCGACCGACAACGTTTACTCCCGGGGACACCGGGGCGCGGCGTGGTTCGACGTCACCGCCCACGGTCGCTCCGCGCACGGTTCGACGCCTGCGGCGGGAATCAACGCGATCACGCTTCTCTCGGAGAAGGTCATTTCGCGTCTCGGGACCGCGCCACTTTCCGAGGACGAGTACCTCGGCTCCGACACGATCAACCTCGGAATGATCTCCGGCGGGCAGGCGCCGAACATCGTCCCGGACCACGCGGAGCTGACGCTGGACTGTCGCACCGTCAACGGCGGCGGTGCGCTGCGTGCCTGGCTGGACGCCCTGGGACCCGAGTTCAGCGTGCGGCAGCGTTTCGACCTGCCCGCGCTGAACACGGAGACCGTGCCCGGGGTCATGGAGCAGTTCCCGGCGTCCGGGCCGGCGACCTACTTCACCGACGCGGCCGTCATCCAGGAACTGGTCGGCGGCGCCCCCACCATCATCTGGGGTCCGGGCCACCCGGATCAGATGCACACCGTCGACGAGGTCATGCATGTCGATTCGCTGGCGCAGGCGCTGCGCAACTTCCGGACGGTGGCGCAGGCGCTGGGGTAG